The Thermodesulfobacteriota bacterium sequence CCTCCAGAAAGAGCAACTGGGCGATGATCAGGTTGGCGATATCATCGTTCACCGGCGTGCCCAGAAAGACGATCCGCTCCTTCAACAGCCGGGAGTAGATGTCGTAAGCCCGCTCCCCCCGGGCGCTTTGCTCGATGACAATGGGAACCAGATTCATCCGTTTGCTCCTTCCTGGGTGGCCTCTGCGGCCGCCTCGGCGACCGGAGCCGGTACCCGGGTGATCACCGCATGCTGGCGCAGGAAGGCCAGGATCTTCTCGTTCAACAGCTCATGCATAAACGGCAGAAGATGGGTGCGGTCGGCGAAGTAGCGTTTCACCTCGTCCAGAGGCATCCTGGTCTGGGCGGCCACCCGGCCGAAGCCCTTGTCCACGTCGGCGTCCGTCAGCTTGATGCTCTCGTCCTCGGCGATGCGCTTGAGGATGAAATCGCCCCGCACCCGCCGTTCGGCCACGTCCCGGTACTGTTCCTCCAGCTTGGCCTTCTCCACCCCTGCCGACTCCAGGGTGTGGCCCTGCCGGCCCAGGTGGCTTTCGAAATCCTTGATCAGCTCGTTGACCTCGTAGCGGACCAGGCGCTCCGGAACGGTAAAGGCATTTTCGGTCAGGAGAATGGCCATGATCCGGTCCTGGATGTCGCCCTCCTGCAGGGAGAGCTTGCGTTGGCGCCGCTCGTTCCGGAGGTGCTCCTTGAGATCCCCCAGGGAGGCGAAGGAGTCGTTGACGTCCTTGGCCAGATCGTCGTCCAGGGCGGGCAGCTGGCGCTCGTTGACCTCCCGCACCGTGATCTCGAAGCGGATGGCCTTGCCGGCCAGGATGGGGTTGGCAAAGTGGGGTGGGAAGTTGACCACCCGGCTGGCCGCGCTGCCCGGCAGCAGCCCCAGGAGTCCCTCCTCGAATTCCCGGCCGTTCTGGCCGCTGCCCACGTCCACCGAGTAGCTCTGGGCTTGGGCCTGGGGTACCGGCCGTTCGCCGTCGAAGCCGGCAAAATCGATGACCGCCACATCCCCGATCTGGATGCCGCGATCCGTAACCGGCTTGAGCGGTGCCATCTGCTTGCGCAGCTCCTCCAGGGCGGCGTCCACTTCGGTGTCGTCCACCACCACCTCCGGCATCTCCACGTCAAGACCTCGGGCCCGGGCAATGGTGAACTCGGGCCGCACCGACACCTCCGCCTCGTAGACCAGGTTGCCGTCCGCGTCCACGGCCTCGCTGGTGATCTCCGGATGGGTGACGGGGTCCAGCTGCACCTGCTCCACAGCGTCGAAATAGGTGTCCTGGACCAGCTTCGCCGACACCTCCTGGGTGACCCGGGAGGCGAACTGCCGCTCCAGCACCCTCCTGGGCACCTTGCCCTTGCGGAAGCCCTGGACGCTGACCTCGTCCTTGAGCTTCCGATACGCCTTGTCCATCTCGCGAGCCACCTGGTCCGGCGGCAGAATCACCGTGAGCTTCTTGGTGAGGGGGCTGATGTCTTCGACCGTGACCTGCATTCCATCCTTCCTTAAAAAGAGAGGTGATTGACTGGGTTGGGAAAAGAGGAGCCAGCCGTCTGCCGGCGGGAGACGCCGGGCCACACCACGCTGGCCAATGGGCAAAAAAAACACCAGGAGACCTGGTGCGAGAGGGGGGATTTGAACCCCCATCCACCAAGTGGGCTGGATCCTAAGTCCAGTGCGTCTGCCAGTTTCGCCACTCTCGCATGGCGGCCAACTCTAATGCACTTTCCCCAGCCCGTCAAGGAACCGGGCCAAGGGCGGCGAGCGGCGCGGGAGCGGGAAACGGGGTCGCTTATCGATCTCGGCTGCTGGCCGCAAGAGGTCTTGAAAGGCCTGCAGGTGCCCGGCCGGCCATGGTTTTCGTTGACAGAAGGCACGGTTGCTGATAGTGATTCGACATTTTCGTCCCGGCCGGCTGACCTGTCGGAGCCGGACCGGGACGTCCCGCCCGTTGCCATCTCCCTTGCATCGAGGACCAACGCCGTGGCCATCTCCAGACGCCTTGCCGCTGCCGGCCTGCCTACCCTGATCGGCAGCCTACCCCTGAACGATCACCAGGAGGCCCTGCGCTGGATCTTTGCCAGCGTGCCGCAGGTGCCGTTGTGGCCCCAGCTGCCGGGCCGGCTCAGGGAAGGGATGCTGCGCCAGTTCGTGGAGGGCTTCCCGGGCATCGTCGAGGACGAGGAGCGGGTGATCTTCAACACCCGGGCCAACACCTTCGACCAGGAGCTTCTGGCCTTCTACGAGGACTATCTCAAGGCCCTGGAGGACCCGGCGCGGCTGGTGGGCTCCCGGTTCGAGACCTCCATGGAGCGGGCGGCCGGTCTGTACGCCCTCCGGGAGGCCCTCCGGGAGCGTTCTGGCCTGGTGGCGGTCAAGGGGCAGATCACGGGTCCCTTTACCCTCCTGACCGGTCTCCACGACCAGGACGGCCGGGCGGCCTACTTCGATCCGGCCCTGCGGGACATGGCGGTCAAGGGCCTGGCCCTGAAGGCAGCCTGGCAGGTTCACTTCTTTGCCGCCAGCCGGCTGCCGGTTCTGGTCTTCATCGATGAGCCGGGGCTGGCCGGCCTTGGCTCATCGGCCTTTGTCGGCGTCTCCCGGGCGGATGTCAGCCAGGATTTGGGCGAGGTCATCGGGGCCATCCATGGCGCCGAGGGCCTGGCCGGCATCCACATCTGCGGCAATACCGACTGGGGCGTGGTCCTGTCCCTGCCCATCGATGTCCTGTCTTTCGATGCCTTCACCTACTTCGACCGGCTGGCCATGTTCCGGGTTGAGCTTTCGACCTTCCTGGCTCGGGGCGGCATTCTGGCCTGGGGGCTGGTGCCCACCGGCCGGGCAGAGGATATCGCCGCGGTGACGGTGGATGGGCTCTCGGAGCTGTGGCGCCGGCAGGCCGGGCAGCTGGTGGCGGCCAACCGGAGCCTGTCTGCCATCCTGGGCCAGACCCTCATCACCCCCAGCTGCGGCACCGGCTCCCTGACCCCGGAGTTGGCCCGGAAGGTCCTGGATCTCACCCGGGATGTCTCCGCCCGGCTGCGGCAGCAGCACGGCGTCGAGGAGGAAAGGTCATGACCGCGATACCCGGTCTTCAGGGCGCCGGTCGTCCCGTCCGAGCCGTGCTGCTGGCAGCTGCTTTTCTGGCCGGCGTGGCGATGTGGTCGACCGGCTGCGCGCCAGCGGCGGTGGGGGCTGGCGCCAGCGGCACCTACAAGGCCGGTACCGATGAGCGGACAGTCGGCCGGCAGATGGATGACTCCCTGCTTTCCGCCCAGGTCAAGAGTGCCCTCATCGACGATCGCTACGTGGAGGCCCGGCATGTCGATGTGGATGTCTATCAGGGCATCGTGTTTCTCACGGGCACTGCGCCCGACGAGGAGCACCGGCGGCGGGCTGCGGAGGTGGCGGACGCGGTGGTGGGGGTGCGCAAGGTGGTGAACGACCTGCACCTGGGCTCCCTCGACCTCAGCCACGGCGTCCATGACGCCAGCCTCACCGCCCAGGTGAAGGCCCAGTTGGTCGGCACTGAGGGCCTGCGCTCCTGGAACATCGATGTGGATACCGTGGATGCCATCGTCTATCTCAAGGGGGTCGTCCCCTCCCAGAAGGAGGCCGACTTGGCCAAGGCCGTGGCCAGCGCCGTCGCCGGGGTGCGCGCGGTCACCAGCCGGCTGCTGGTGGTGGCCGGTGAGTAGGACGAGCATCACTCGCGCTGATTCGCCATGAAGGTCATCCTTGCCAAGAAGGCCGGCTTCTGCATGGGGGTGCGCCGGGCCGTGGAAACGGTGCTGGACACCCTGCGCCGGGAAGAGGGGGAGATCAAGACCTTCGGCCCGCTGATTCACAACCCCCAGGTACTGGAGATCTTGCGCCGCCGCGGGGTGGCGGTGCTGAAGGCCATCCCGGACGAGCCCACCGGCACCATCGTCATCCGCGCCCACGGCGTGCCCCCGGAGACCAAGGCGGCCCTGGGCCGCCACAGTGCCCGGGTGGTGGACGCCACCTGCCCGCGGGTCATCAAGGTCCAGGCCATCATTCGCCGCCATGTCCGCCAGGGGGCGACCGCCGTGATCATCGGCGACCCGAGCCACGCCGAGGTGGGGGGCCTCCTGGGCCATGCCGCCGGCCATGGCCTGGTGGTGGCCAGCGAGGCGGATGTGGCGGCCTTGACCCTCGCCGGCTCCTACATCGTTGTCAGCCAGACCACCCAGGATGAGGCCGCCTTCCAGCGTCTGACCGAGCTGATCCTGGCCCGCTTCCCGGGCGGTCGAGTCTTCAACACCATCTGCGACTCCACCCACAAGCGTCAGGCCGAGGTGCGGCGCCTGTGCCAGGAGGTGGAGGCGGTGGTGGTGGTGGGAGGCAAGAACAGCGCCAACACCCAGCGACTGGCTGAGATCGCCGGCCAGTGCGGCCGGCCCGCCTTCCTGGTCGAGACCGAGCGCGATCTGGACGTCCAGGCCTTGAGCGCTTATGACCGGGTCGGGGTCACGGCCGGCGCCTCCACCCCCAACTGGCTCATCAACCGGGTGGCGGTGACCCTGGAGTCCCTGCCCGGCCAGGGGGAGGGGGCCTTGTACCGCTTCGGCTTCCGGCTGTTCCGGCTGCTCCTGGACACCAATCTCTTCGTGTCCGTGGGGGGCAGCGCCCTGGCCTGGGTCTGCGCCCGGCTGCAGGGCCTGCCAGACAGCTGGCAATATGCCTTCGCCGCCTTCGGCTATCTTCTGGCCATGCACAACCTCAACCGCTTCACCGGCCACGAGGCGGCCAAGCTCAACGACCCCTTCCGGGCGCGGCTCTACGAGACGTTCCGCTGGCCTTTGCTCCTGGCCTCGATGCTCGCCCTGGTGGTGTCCCTGGCCGTGGCCTTTGTTGCCGGCCCCTTGCCCTTTGTCCTCCTGGTGGTCATGAGCGCTCTCGGCATCGCCTACAGCGTACCGCTGGTGCCGCCCTGGCTGCGGCCGGTGCTGCGCGTCCGCGGTCTGCGGGAGATCCCCGGCTCCAAGACCGCCTTTGTCGCCACCGCCTGGGCCCTGGTCACCGCTGTTCTGCCGGTGTGGATCAGCAAGGCCCAGCTCACCGTCTCCACCGGGGCCGCCTTTGTCGTGGCCCTTCTGGTGGTCTACATCCGGAGCGCCCTGTTCGACGTCTTCGAGGTGCAGGGTGACCGCATCGTCGGCAAGGAGACTCTGCCGGTCTTCATCGGGGAAAAGAAAACCCTGGCTCTCCTGCATTGGCTGCTGGGGATCCTGGTCCTGCTGCTGGTGGCTCTGCCCCTGGTCGGCTGGCTGGATCGGCTGGCCTGGTGGCTGGTGCCGGTGGTGGGCTACCTGGGCGGTCTCATTCACCTGTACGGCCAGGGTCGGATCCGCCAGGGACCCCGTACCGAGCTCCTGGTGGACGCCGTGCTGTTTCTGGTGGCCGGTCTCGTCCTTCTGGGCTCCGCGGTCGGTCGCTGACACCGGCGGCCCTCGCCGTCCTCTCGCCTTGCCCGGGCCTGGCTGTGCCCGAGGGAGAAGATCATGCTCGGCTGGTTCAAGAAGAAGTTCGGTCGCAAGGAGGCCCCGGTACCAGAGGCGGAGGTCGAGAGCCAACCGGCGGCCGCCGGCCCGGAGGAGGGGATCCCGGAGACCGTCTTCCTCCCGGAGGAGGCTGCACCGGCAGCGCCGCCGGCCGAGGCCCCGCCGCCGCCGGCAGCCTTGGCTGAGCCGGAGTCTGCGCCGGCGCCTGAGGAAGAGCCCCCCGCGGTGCCGGCCCCTGAGGAAGAACCCCCAGAAGAGCCGGAGCCCGAGCCGGAGGCAAGACCCGAGCCGGAGCCCGAGCCGGCGCCGGAGACCCAGGTCGAGCTGGCCCCCGCGCCGGAGGTGGAGCCGGAGCCCGAGGAGGAGCCGGCGCCCGGCGCCCCGGCAGCCAAGGGACCTGGCCTCTTCGGCCGGCTCCGGCAGCGGCTGGCCAAGACCCGGGAGAGCTTCGTCAGCCGCATGGATCGGCTGTTCCTGGGAGAAAAGGAGATCAGCCCCGCGCTCCTGGACGAGCTGGAGGAGATCCTCATCACCGCCGACCTGGGGGTGACCACCACCCAGAGCCTTCTGGACGAGGCCCGCAGCCGGGTGAAGAGGCGGCAGCTCGACTCGCCGGCGGTGCTCAAGGACAGGCTGCGCCGCCAGATCCTGGCCTATCTTGAGAGCGCGGAT is a genomic window containing:
- the tig gene encoding trigger factor: MQVTVEDISPLTKKLTVILPPDQVAREMDKAYRKLKDEVSVQGFRKGKVPRRVLERQFASRVTQEVSAKLVQDTYFDAVEQVQLDPVTHPEITSEAVDADGNLVYEAEVSVRPEFTIARARGLDVEMPEVVVDDTEVDAALEELRKQMAPLKPVTDRGIQIGDVAVIDFAGFDGERPVPQAQAQSYSVDVGSGQNGREFEEGLLGLLPGSAASRVVNFPPHFANPILAGKAIRFEITVREVNERQLPALDDDLAKDVNDSFASLGDLKEHLRNERRQRKLSLQEGDIQDRIMAILLTENAFTVPERLVRYEVNELIKDFESHLGRQGHTLESAGVEKAKLEEQYRDVAERRVRGDFILKRIAEDESIKLTDADVDKGFGRVAAQTRMPLDEVKRYFADRTHLLPFMHELLNEKILAFLRQHAVITRVPAPVAEAAAEATQEGANG
- a CDS encoding BON domain-containing protein; this translates as MTAIPGLQGAGRPVRAVLLAAAFLAGVAMWSTGCAPAAVGAGASGTYKAGTDERTVGRQMDDSLLSAQVKSALIDDRYVEARHVDVDVYQGIVFLTGTAPDEEHRRRAAEVADAVVGVRKVVNDLHLGSLDLSHGVHDASLTAQVKAQLVGTEGLRSWNIDVDTVDAIVYLKGVVPSQKEADLAKAVASAVAGVRAVTSRLLVVAGE
- the ispH gene encoding 4-hydroxy-3-methylbut-2-enyl diphosphate reductase → MKVILAKKAGFCMGVRRAVETVLDTLRREEGEIKTFGPLIHNPQVLEILRRRGVAVLKAIPDEPTGTIVIRAHGVPPETKAALGRHSARVVDATCPRVIKVQAIIRRHVRQGATAVIIGDPSHAEVGGLLGHAAGHGLVVASEADVAALTLAGSYIVVSQTTQDEAAFQRLTELILARFPGGRVFNTICDSTHKRQAEVRRLCQEVEAVVVVGGKNSANTQRLAEIAGQCGRPAFLVETERDLDVQALSAYDRVGVTAGASTPNWLINRVAVTLESLPGQGEGALYRFGFRLFRLLLDTNLFVSVGGSALAWVCARLQGLPDSWQYAFAAFGYLLAMHNLNRFTGHEAAKLNDPFRARLYETFRWPLLLASMLALVVSLAVAFVAGPLPFVLLVVMSALGIAYSVPLVPPWLRPVLRVRGLREIPGSKTAFVATAWALVTAVLPVWISKAQLTVSTGAAFVVALLVVYIRSALFDVFEVQGDRIVGKETLPVFIGEKKTLALLHWLLGILVLLLVALPLVGWLDRLAWWLVPVVGYLGGLIHLYGQGRIRQGPRTELLVDAVLFLVAGLVLLGSAVGR
- the ftsY gene encoding signal recognition particle-docking protein FtsY, whose protein sequence is MLGWFKKKFGRKEAPVPEAEVESQPAAAGPEEGIPETVFLPEEAAPAAPPAEAPPPPAALAEPESAPAPEEEPPAVPAPEEEPPEEPEPEPEARPEPEPEPAPETQVELAPAPEVEPEPEEEPAPGAPAAKGPGLFGRLRQRLAKTRESFVSRMDRLFLGEKEISPALLDELEEILITADLGVTTTQSLLDEARSRVKRRQLDSPAVLKDRLRRQILAYLESADRPAELVMPAEPPFVIMVVGVNGVGKTTTIGKLAYKFQRSGQSVMLVAADTFRAAAIDQLTIWGSRLGVEVFAQKPGAAPSAVVFDALDAALARKKEVVIVDTAGRLHTKVNLMEELKKVKRVMDKKLPGAPHEILLVLDATTGQNAVSQARLFHEAVGVTGLALTKLDGTAKG